In the genome of Ancylomarina subtilis, one region contains:
- the plsY gene encoding glycerol-3-phosphate 1-O-acyltransferase PlsY: MSLSHEILFVLFSYLLGAIPMGYLLTKRFAGKNILELGSGNIGSTNVRRIAGKRLSIVTQVLDMIKGLLPIALFMCFDDKASASSNFIYFLAIAAIMGHNFSLFLKFRGGKGVNISLGASLLLAPYSVLISVMVYFLVKWQFKYVSLGSILLGISLPITELIIHGLTSTFYYLCICCFLIIMMHIKNIGRLLKNKELIS, encoded by the coding sequence ATGAGTTTAAGTCATGAAATATTATTCGTTTTATTTTCCTATTTACTAGGAGCAATACCTATGGGTTATCTATTAACTAAGCGATTTGCAGGGAAGAATATACTCGAATTAGGTAGTGGGAATATCGGTTCAACAAATGTAAGGCGCATAGCCGGAAAAAGACTTTCGATTGTAACACAAGTTCTGGATATGATAAAAGGGCTTTTACCCATTGCTTTGTTTATGTGCTTTGATGATAAAGCGTCAGCTTCTTCAAATTTTATTTATTTTTTGGCTATAGCTGCGATTATGGGACACAATTTTAGTCTCTTTTTAAAATTCAGAGGAGGTAAGGGAGTTAATATTAGTTTGGGCGCATCCTTACTGCTTGCTCCTTATTCTGTTTTGATTTCGGTAATGGTGTATTTTCTTGTGAAATGGCAGTTTAAATATGTTTCGTTAGGTTCCATACTATTGGGAATTTCACTACCAATTACTGAACTTATTATTCACGGTTTAACATCCACATTTTATTATTTATGCATTTGTTGTTTTCTGATTATCATGATGCATATCAAGAATATTGGTCGTTTATTAAAGAATAAAGAACTCATTTCATAA
- a CDS encoding NADP-dependent oxidoreductase has product MKTIKLNKRPVGTPQLSDFKLETEEKPQIKAGEMLLKATYISVDPYLRGRMSDAKSYIAPFELNKAMSSGMIAEVLESNLDNFSKGDFVSGMLEWKEYQSSNGEGLIKVDAHQAPLSAYLGVLGMTGLTAYLGLTEIGKPKAGETVVVSGAAGAVGSIVGQIAKLLGCRVVGIAGSDEKVEQLKSEYAFDEAINYNSTTNMSQAIADACPNGVDVYFDNVGGEISDAVMLNVNRFARIIVCGAISLYNETSVPMGPRVQPILIKNSVLMQGFIVSNYMEKFAEAVPQLAQWLGEGKLKFTETVVEGFENTPQAFIDLFEGKNKGKMIVKI; this is encoded by the coding sequence ATGAAAACCATAAAGTTGAATAAAAGACCAGTTGGTACACCTCAGTTATCCGATTTTAAATTAGAGACTGAAGAAAAACCTCAAATAAAAGCAGGCGAAATGCTTTTAAAGGCAACTTATATCTCAGTTGACCCTTATTTGCGAGGACGTATGAGCGATGCAAAATCATATATCGCTCCTTTCGAATTGAATAAGGCTATGAGTTCAGGTATGATTGCCGAAGTGCTTGAATCGAATTTAGATAATTTCAGCAAAGGCGATTTTGTTTCAGGTATGCTGGAATGGAAAGAATACCAAAGCTCCAATGGTGAGGGACTGATTAAGGTGGATGCTCATCAGGCGCCTCTATCAGCATATTTAGGCGTGTTGGGAATGACAGGTTTAACGGCTTATTTGGGTTTGACTGAAATTGGAAAGCCTAAAGCCGGAGAGACTGTTGTGGTTTCGGGTGCGGCTGGTGCAGTAGGCAGTATTGTAGGACAAATTGCAAAACTCTTAGGTTGTCGTGTTGTGGGTATCGCTGGTAGTGATGAGAAAGTGGAGCAGTTGAAGTCGGAATATGCATTCGATGAGGCGATTAATTACAACAGTACAACGAATATGAGTCAGGCTATTGCTGATGCTTGCCCCAATGGTGTGGATGTGTATTTCGACAATGTGGGAGGTGAAATTTCGGATGCTGTGATGCTTAATGTGAATCGTTTTGCCAGAATTATAGTGTGTGGTGCCATCTCACTTTATAATGAAACCTCGGTGCCTATGGGGCCTCGTGTACAGCCTATTCTGATCAAGAATTCTGTTTTGATGCAAGGTTTTATCGTTTCCAATTATATGGAAAAATTTGCTGAAGCAGTTCCTCAATTGGCCCAATGGCTAGGAGAAGGAAAATTAAAATTCACAGAAACGGTTGTAGAAGGTTTTGAGAATACACCTCAGGCATTTATCGACCTTTTTGAAGGTAAGAATAAAGGCAAAATGATTGTGAAAATCTAA
- a CDS encoding NUDIX hydrolase, whose product MENNILKIAKQIQAISQTGIRFTKDHFDKQRFEELRELSVQLVAQVTDAEIEKIKGLFTCETGFQTPKVDVRAVVIEKGEILLTKENSDNKWSLPGGYADVNYSPNAIAEKEVYEETGLRVRANRTLAIIDTNKHNFPPLEYHFYKIVILCDKIDGELRGSDETQESRFFSFENLPELSVKRNTYELIDLIREKLKDKQTYSD is encoded by the coding sequence TTGGAAAATAATATTTTAAAAATTGCAAAGCAAATACAGGCTATTTCACAAACCGGAATCCGATTTACAAAGGATCATTTTGATAAGCAACGTTTTGAAGAATTACGGGAATTAAGCGTTCAGTTAGTGGCTCAAGTAACCGATGCAGAGATTGAAAAAATAAAAGGCTTATTTACTTGTGAAACCGGATTTCAAACACCTAAAGTCGATGTGAGGGCTGTTGTGATTGAAAAGGGGGAAATTCTACTGACTAAAGAAAATTCGGATAACAAATGGTCCTTACCAGGAGGTTATGCTGATGTGAATTATTCACCCAATGCCATTGCTGAGAAGGAAGTTTATGAAGAGACGGGTTTGCGAGTAAGAGCCAACCGAACCCTTGCAATTATTGATACCAATAAACACAATTTCCCCCCTCTTGAATACCATTTTTATAAAATTGTGATTTTGTGTGATAAAATCGATGGTGAATTACGGGGAAGTGACGAAACTCAAGAATCCCGTTTTTTTAGCTTTGAAAATTTACCCGAACTCTCAGTTAAAAGAAATACCTACGAACTCATTGATCTGATACGAGAGAAGCTAAAAGACAAGCAGACCTATTCTGACTAA
- a CDS encoding DUF1295 domain-containing protein — protein sequence MLTIFLQGSLIIFILVTLLWVLSVMLTNASIVDLFWGFGFVVVNAFYFLVSEDFNLRKILLLTLVTIWGLRLSIYLSWRNIGKGEDFRYQKFRQDYGPKRYWWFSYFQVFILQGALIMLVSLPLMGTNLWEQSDTLIWLDYLGIVVWCIGFLFEAGGDFQLARFKKNPQNKGKVLNTGFWKYTRHPNYFGDSAVWWAYAIFSIAAGAYWPIVGSVLMTVIIIKISGVALLEKTLNNTKPEYYDYIKKTSSFFPWFPKK from the coding sequence ATGTTAACTATCTTTTTACAAGGATCGCTTATTATTTTTATTCTGGTAACACTGCTATGGGTATTAAGTGTTATGCTAACAAATGCAAGTATTGTTGACCTGTTTTGGGGATTTGGTTTTGTAGTGGTAAATGCCTTCTATTTTTTGGTTTCTGAGGATTTTAATTTACGAAAAATACTATTACTGACTCTCGTGACAATTTGGGGTTTACGACTTTCCATTTACCTTTCGTGGCGGAATATTGGTAAGGGTGAAGATTTCAGATATCAAAAATTTAGGCAAGATTATGGCCCGAAACGCTATTGGTGGTTTAGTTATTTTCAGGTTTTTATATTGCAAGGTGCTTTAATAATGCTTGTTTCATTACCCTTAATGGGTACTAATCTTTGGGAACAATCTGATACGCTAATCTGGTTAGATTATTTGGGGATTGTGGTTTGGTGTATTGGTTTTCTTTTTGAGGCAGGAGGGGACTTTCAGTTGGCTAGGTTTAAAAAGAATCCTCAAAATAAAGGGAAGGTATTGAATACTGGGTTTTGGAAGTATACCCGTCATCCCAATTATTTTGGCGATTCGGCTGTTTGGTGGGCATATGCAATATTTTCAATAGCTGCCGGAGCTTATTGGCCTATTGTTGGTTCTGTTTTAATGACTGTGATTATTATTAAGATTTCCGGAGTTGCTTTGCTCGAAAAAACATTGAATAATACGAAACCTGAATACTATGATTACATTAAAAAAACGAGCTCATTTTTCCCTTGGTTCCCCAAAAAATAA
- a CDS encoding lipocalin family protein has translation MRRILKCRSIIIVVILIGIAFTGCKTQKRMVDNTVVRELDINRYLGTWYEIARFDHRFERGLVGVTANYSMRDDGKIQVINSGYKNRLDGAFSEAIGKAKIPDPENEPAKLKVSFFLFFYGDYFVLELDDDYQWVIIGSSSDKYLWILSRTPQIEKDLYTALLENLKRRGYDISKLLKVEQQTNIKD, from the coding sequence ATGAGAAGAATATTAAAATGTCGTTCAATTATAATTGTTGTAATCCTTATTGGCATCGCTTTTACAGGATGTAAAACTCAGAAGCGAATGGTTGACAATACAGTAGTCCGGGAATTAGATATTAACAGGTACCTGGGCACATGGTACGAAATTGCAAGATTCGATCATCGTTTTGAACGAGGGCTTGTTGGAGTTACAGCGAATTACAGTATGCGCGATGATGGCAAAATACAGGTGATTAATAGTGGCTATAAAAATCGTTTAGATGGGGCGTTTTCAGAGGCAATAGGTAAGGCCAAGATTCCCGACCCTGAGAATGAGCCTGCCAAGTTAAAAGTGTCATTTTTCTTGTTTTTTTATGGTGATTACTTTGTTTTAGAATTAGATGATGATTACCAATGGGTCATTATTGGGAGCAGTTCAGATAAATACCTTTGGATTTTGAGTCGTACGCCTCAAATTGAGAAAGACTTGTACACAGCTTTGCTTGAAAACCTGAAAAGGCGTGGCTATGATATTTCGAAATTATTGAAGGTTGAGCAACAAACCAATATTAAAGATTAA
- a CDS encoding peroxiredoxin translates to MLDYLSSNIWFVLFFVWGLPLGFYRSKFRKIVYQTDSWTINIKPVFMKELKGLFGNIYPDNKKYKKFRNFYLFYLSIYFVLSTSFVVFKDNPEKMKKIEIGSSVPVFELKDQNGELFQLISVLGKKNLVIYFYPKDDSPGCTKEACAFRDQFEVFEEADALIIGISGQSVASHLDFATKYKLNYTLLSDKGNKVRKLFGVPGNLFGLIPGRVTYLVNKEGKVIYMFNSQIQAEKHVDEALRILQEL, encoded by the coding sequence ATGCTTGATTATTTGAGTTCGAATATTTGGTTTGTGCTTTTCTTCGTTTGGGGGCTGCCCTTAGGTTTCTATCGAAGTAAGTTTCGTAAAATCGTATACCAAACCGATAGTTGGACAATCAATATCAAACCCGTTTTCATGAAAGAACTTAAAGGACTTTTCGGTAATATTTACCCCGATAATAAAAAATACAAGAAGTTTAGAAACTTCTATTTGTTTTATTTATCCATTTATTTTGTTTTGAGTACAAGCTTTGTAGTTTTTAAAGATAATCCTGAGAAGATGAAAAAAATTGAAATAGGAAGTTCAGTACCAGTTTTTGAATTAAAGGATCAAAACGGGGAGTTGTTTCAGCTTATATCCGTATTGGGGAAGAAAAATTTGGTGATTTATTTTTACCCCAAAGATGATAGCCCGGGTTGTACCAAGGAGGCTTGCGCTTTTCGAGATCAATTTGAAGTGTTTGAAGAAGCCGATGCTCTGATTATTGGAATTAGTGGGCAGTCGGTTGCGAGTCACCTGGACTTTGCAACAAAATACAAGCTGAACTATACGCTACTTAGCGATAAGGGAAACAAAGTGCGTAAACTTTTTGGTGTTCCTGGTAATTTATTCGGATTGATTCCCGGAAGAGTGACTTATCTCGTAAATAAGGAAGGGAAGGTGATTTATATGTTTAATTCTCAAATACAAGCTGAGAAACATGTTGATGAAGCCTTACGCATATTACAAGAATTATGA
- a CDS encoding tetratricopeptide repeat protein — MKHRHLLIFFLLLTQFSFGQNKMDSLQNLLDKSDEKDQAYIYLLLAKDVFYKDTHQLIAYSKKADSLAEHFQIDSTRVNALNFLSYAAINTGRLDAAIAYNKKATDISESKGLNKEKTLSQYYKGYILYATGQSDSSLKVLNQAYEQSIQYVDNKLQLKCLNTIAANYLNQGKYKEALEKFTRAYHLADSLKMKDKLINLSLNIGTTFLYNEELDKAIEYFEKVITSSDTTNVTIAYASALNNMGSCYSRMGKHKEALVYFEKALPAYLKLNNKLYIAQVYTNLGQSNYFLNNNELALKYLKKATGLNRQNQSQNQLIVNLILLAKLNIEDSNFRQAKYNLDEALSLANEYNINYNKSDLYQTYSYYFSERNQFEQALEYKQKELNLKDSIFNESRQQQISELQTKFETRQKQIENESLRKDISLNRLQIEKQNQIRDFLIVITLIVISLIFILLNRGRLKKKSHQIIEAQKLELEILNKTKDKFFSIIAHDLRSPFNALIGLSNLLSSSYDHLSDEDRKNFIQDLNTASESAFNLLDNLLTWARIQQGSLQIQKQEEDISLLIKESIEPHEATAKLKNISIVNTVDVKSKVIIDRFMIKTLIVNLINNALKFTNEGGLVKISSEEKDENIIISIHDNGVGMTQEQMNNLFKLDKSKSSLGTHKETGTGLGLILCQEFIEKNDGQIWVESEKGKGTTFKFSLVTASAD, encoded by the coding sequence ATGAAACATCGTCATCTACTTATATTTTTCTTACTTCTTACGCAGTTCAGTTTTGGGCAAAACAAAATGGATAGCCTACAAAATCTTTTAGATAAATCTGATGAAAAAGATCAGGCTTATATATACCTCTTATTGGCTAAGGACGTTTTTTATAAGGATACACATCAACTCATAGCCTATTCCAAAAAGGCAGACTCATTGGCTGAACATTTTCAAATAGACAGCACACGTGTTAATGCTCTCAATTTTTTATCTTATGCTGCCATCAATACAGGCCGACTCGATGCTGCCATTGCCTACAATAAAAAAGCAACAGACATCTCCGAATCCAAAGGTCTGAATAAAGAAAAGACTTTATCTCAGTATTACAAAGGCTACATTCTCTACGCTACAGGGCAATCTGATAGTTCATTAAAAGTCCTAAATCAGGCTTATGAACAAAGCATACAATATGTGGACAACAAATTACAGCTGAAATGCCTCAACACAATTGCTGCCAATTATTTAAATCAGGGCAAATATAAAGAGGCGCTGGAAAAATTTACACGAGCCTACCATCTGGCAGATAGTTTAAAGATGAAGGATAAACTCATTAATCTATCTTTAAATATTGGAACGACCTTCCTGTACAACGAAGAACTGGATAAGGCAATAGAATATTTTGAAAAAGTAATCACCAGCTCTGATACCACAAATGTAACAATAGCCTATGCCTCAGCATTAAATAATATGGGGTCTTGCTACAGCCGTATGGGAAAACATAAAGAAGCTTTGGTGTATTTTGAAAAAGCTCTGCCCGCTTATTTAAAATTGAACAACAAACTTTATATTGCCCAGGTTTACACCAATTTGGGACAATCTAATTATTTTCTTAACAATAATGAACTTGCATTAAAATACTTAAAAAAAGCAACCGGATTAAACAGGCAGAACCAATCCCAAAATCAGCTTATTGTTAATTTAATTCTACTTGCAAAACTCAATATAGAAGACTCAAACTTCAGACAGGCTAAATACAATTTGGATGAAGCCCTAAGCCTGGCAAACGAATACAATATCAACTATAATAAAAGTGATTTATACCAAACCTATAGCTACTATTTTTCTGAAAGAAATCAATTTGAACAAGCTCTGGAATACAAACAAAAAGAATTGAATTTAAAAGACAGCATTTTCAATGAATCGCGTCAGCAACAAATTTCAGAATTACAGACAAAATTCGAGACCCGGCAGAAGCAGATCGAAAATGAATCGCTACGAAAGGATATCTCTCTCAACAGACTACAAATAGAGAAACAAAATCAAATTAGAGATTTCTTAATTGTCATCACCCTCATTGTTATCAGTCTAATTTTCATCTTACTCAACAGGGGTAGACTAAAAAAGAAGTCTCATCAGATTATCGAAGCTCAGAAATTGGAATTGGAGATTCTGAATAAAACCAAGGACAAATTCTTTTCAATCATCGCACACGACTTAAGGTCACCTTTTAATGCCCTGATTGGTCTTAGCAACTTATTATCTTCATCCTATGATCACCTTAGCGACGAAGATCGAAAGAATTTCATTCAGGATTTAAATACAGCTTCAGAGAGTGCATTCAATCTGCTAGACAACCTATTAACCTGGGCCAGGATACAGCAAGGCAGTCTTCAAATTCAGAAACAAGAAGAAGACATTTCTTTATTAATCAAAGAAAGTATCGAACCACACGAAGCTACAGCAAAACTCAAAAACATTTCAATTGTCAATACAGTAGATGTAAAATCGAAGGTCATCATTGATCGGTTTATGATTAAAACCCTTATTGTAAACCTGATTAACAATGCCCTAAAGTTTACCAATGAAGGTGGCTTGGTAAAGATATCCAGTGAAGAAAAGGATGAAAATATCATTATCTCTATCCACGATAACGGTGTGGGCATGACTCAAGAACAAATGAATAATCTTTTCAAACTGGACAAAAGCAAATCAAGCCTTGGAACCCATAAAGAAACAGGTACTGGATTAGGACTGATCCTATGTCAGGAATTCATTGAAAAAAACGATGGCCAGATTTGGGTTGAAAGTGAAAAAGGAAAAGGGACTACATTTAAATTCTCACTTGTTACAGCAAGTGCTGACTAA
- a CDS encoding type 1 glutamine amidotransferase domain-containing protein, protein MNILFVLTSHSQMGDTGHKTGFWVEEFANPYYALLDAGANITIATPKGGAAPIDPTSDLPQNSTEDTQRFKNDAATQKKINETLALADINFEDYDAVFYPGGHGPLWDLAEDPISAKLIQDFDAANKPIAFVCHAPAALRHVKNAEGDYLVKGKKVTGFSNEEEEAVQLSAIVPFLVEDMLKANGGIYSRGKVWEAYALEDGNLITGQNPASSALVAEILLKKLQKK, encoded by the coding sequence ATGAATATTCTATTTGTATTAACCTCTCATTCGCAAATGGGAGATACAGGACATAAAACAGGTTTTTGGGTTGAAGAATTTGCCAATCCATATTACGCGCTTCTTGATGCAGGAGCGAACATTACAATTGCGACCCCAAAAGGAGGGGCTGCCCCAATCGATCCAACTTCGGATTTGCCACAGAACAGCACGGAAGATACCCAACGATTTAAGAATGACGCAGCAACTCAGAAAAAGATCAATGAAACTCTGGCTTTAGCCGATATTAATTTTGAGGATTACGATGCGGTATTTTACCCCGGAGGTCATGGACCGCTTTGGGATTTGGCAGAGGATCCTATTTCAGCAAAGCTGATTCAGGATTTTGATGCGGCTAATAAACCCATTGCCTTTGTGTGTCATGCACCGGCTGCATTGCGCCACGTTAAGAATGCTGAAGGCGACTATCTAGTGAAGGGAAAGAAGGTCACAGGCTTTAGCAACGAGGAAGAAGAAGCGGTTCAGCTAAGCGCGATTGTTCCATTCCTGGTTGAGGATATGCTAAAAGCGAATGGTGGTATTTATTCAAGAGGCAAAGTATGGGAAGCTTATGCCCTTGAAGACGGCAACCTGATTACAGGCCAAAATCCAGCCTCATCGGCTCTTGTTGCTGAAATATTATTGAAGAAATTGCAAAAGAAATAA
- a CDS encoding SRPBCC family protein, whose product MGFFQFQREQIIHASMDEVWDFISSPQNLKKITPEYMGFDIRTPNAADKIYEGMIIRYTVRPLLGINTNWVTEITHVVDKSYFVDEQRVGPYAFWHHQHRIVQTEEGVLMRDIVSYKPPLGFLGSIANSLFIEKMLKQIFDHRTKVFEKLFPL is encoded by the coding sequence ATGGGATTTTTTCAATTTCAGCGAGAACAGATCATTCATGCTTCCATGGACGAAGTTTGGGATTTTATAAGTTCACCTCAAAATTTAAAGAAAATTACTCCGGAGTATATGGGCTTCGATATTCGCACTCCCAATGCTGCAGACAAAATATACGAGGGAATGATCATTCGTTATACGGTTCGGCCCTTATTAGGTATTAATACCAATTGGGTTACAGAGATCACGCACGTCGTTGATAAATCGTATTTTGTGGATGAGCAGCGAGTTGGTCCTTATGCCTTCTGGCACCATCAACATAGAATTGTACAGACTGAAGAGGGAGTGTTAATGAGAGATATTGTCAGTTATAAACCTCCATTGGGTTTTCTTGGTAGCATTGCCAATTCACTATTCATTGAAAAAATGTTAAAACAGATATTTGATCACAGAACCAAAGTGTTTGAAAAATTATTTCCATTATGA
- a CDS encoding iron-containing alcohol dehydrogenase, with product MNHFEYKNPTKIIFGQDKITELAKEIPAKAKVLILYGGGSIKSNGIYDQVKTALADFNVMEFGGIPPNPEYAVLMDALDFIKSNEINFLLAVGGGSVIDGTKFLAAAAYHEGETPWDILTSRKPVMKAMPFASVLTLPATGSEMNSGAVVTRNETREKLAMGGPALFPQFSILDPQVIQSIPERQIANGLADAFTHVLEQYLTYPTDVLLQDRFAESILQTLIEVAPKILKDPSDYKAASNFMWSCTMALNGLISQGVPSDWAVHAMGHELTALFGIDHARTLAIIAPSHYKYNMGSKKEKLAQYAERVFNISDGSIDEKALAGIDATESFFHSLGIQTKLSEYTQDYKGTSELISERFTERGWMGIGERGSLSPGDVAKIVEMAY from the coding sequence ATGAATCATTTCGAATATAAAAACCCAACCAAAATCATTTTTGGTCAAGACAAGATTACTGAATTGGCAAAAGAGATTCCTGCAAAGGCAAAGGTTCTGATTCTTTATGGAGGAGGAAGCATTAAAAGCAATGGTATTTACGATCAGGTTAAAACTGCTTTGGCTGATTTTAATGTGATGGAATTTGGTGGAATTCCTCCAAATCCTGAGTACGCTGTTTTGATGGATGCATTGGATTTCATTAAATCGAATGAAATAAACTTTCTTTTAGCTGTTGGAGGGGGATCGGTTATCGATGGAACGAAATTTCTTGCGGCTGCAGCTTACCATGAAGGCGAAACACCCTGGGATATTTTAACGAGTAGAAAACCGGTAATGAAAGCCATGCCTTTTGCTTCTGTATTGACACTTCCGGCAACGGGTTCGGAAATGAATTCCGGAGCTGTAGTAACCCGAAATGAGACCAGGGAAAAGCTAGCTATGGGTGGCCCTGCATTATTCCCTCAGTTCTCAATTCTCGATCCTCAGGTTATTCAATCCATTCCTGAGAGACAAATTGCCAATGGTTTGGCAGATGCTTTTACGCACGTTTTGGAGCAATATCTGACCTATCCAACTGATGTTTTATTGCAAGATCGATTTGCTGAGAGCATCCTGCAAACTCTGATTGAAGTGGCACCAAAGATACTGAAGGATCCGAGTGATTATAAGGCTGCATCCAATTTTATGTGGAGCTGTACTATGGCCTTAAATGGTCTGATTTCACAGGGCGTGCCTTCCGACTGGGCAGTGCATGCAATGGGCCATGAATTAACCGCTCTTTTTGGAATCGATCATGCCCGCACCTTAGCCATTATTGCCCCTAGTCATTACAAGTACAATATGGGAAGTAAAAAAGAGAAGCTGGCTCAATACGCCGAGCGAGTTTTTAACATCAGCGATGGCAGCATCGATGAGAAAGCACTTGCAGGTATCGATGCTACAGAATCGTTCTTCCATTCTTTGGGAATTCAAACAAAACTCTCAGAGTATACACAAGATTATAAAGGAACATCAGAATTAATTTCCGAACGCTTTACCGAACGTGGCTGGATGGGAATTGGTGAGCGAGGCAGTTTAAGTCCAGGTGATGTGGCGAAAATTGTCGAGATGGCTTATTAA
- a CDS encoding DAK2 domain-containing protein produces MSKIDTFEINGKFLYYAFVAGGNQILQNQVELNAINVFPVNDNDTGTNLASTVRSVIDNIKPHKSYKTTVNNIADAALTGARGNSGVIFAQFLHGLSRETQNKASITFFEFAESVKKSIPYIYEAIAIPIEGTMLTVIKDWAEFLTCKKGIISDFKKIMIDSLVVLEKSLAETTLKLKALNKTGFVDAGAKGFVLFVKGIIDFISDWNIRTLKVELTETISLVHSEKMTDEEITHRFCTEAILKNINITKKELQEILTDRGDSVVVAGSESICRIHLHTNQPAELFHHLKDMGTITYQKVDDMLRQHEVLTKRKWNIALVTDSTCDLSQDLIDYYQIHVVPLNLNFGDYYYLDKVTIQPNRFYDLLESSSEFPKTSQINEQTFTNLYSHLASHYDAIIALHLTSEFSGTYSNSLKASERIKKEFNKPVHVINSKNLSGALGLLVLKTAQNIEAGESLESIIESLERDVRTTKIFVSVRDLKHMIRGGRVSKPKGFIARLIGLNPIVSMDKNGKSLLFGKTFSQQASLRKIYSHIKRIGHGKSVWNYIILHAHNPEGGQNAEDKMFEITGKKPVSVMDISPVIGMHAGNGAIAIAVLFNH; encoded by the coding sequence ATGTCTAAAATTGACACTTTTGAAATAAATGGAAAATTTCTTTACTATGCTTTTGTTGCTGGTGGAAATCAAATTCTTCAAAATCAAGTCGAATTAAATGCGATAAATGTTTTCCCTGTAAATGATAATGATACAGGGACTAATCTTGCTTCTACGGTTCGTTCAGTTATTGATAATATCAAACCTCATAAGTCGTATAAAACAACTGTAAATAATATTGCTGATGCCGCATTAACTGGGGCCAGAGGAAATTCGGGTGTTATCTTTGCCCAATTTTTACATGGCTTGAGTCGTGAAACTCAAAATAAAGCGAGTATTACCTTTTTTGAATTTGCTGAAAGTGTAAAGAAGTCGATCCCCTACATTTATGAAGCTATTGCCATTCCTATTGAGGGGACCATGTTGACTGTGATTAAAGACTGGGCAGAATTCCTGACTTGTAAGAAAGGGATCATTTCTGATTTCAAGAAAATAATGATAGATTCTCTGGTTGTCCTGGAGAAATCATTGGCTGAAACGACTTTGAAATTGAAGGCTTTAAATAAAACGGGCTTTGTTGATGCGGGAGCAAAAGGTTTTGTTCTTTTTGTAAAAGGGATTATTGATTTCATAAGCGATTGGAATATTCGGACTTTGAAAGTTGAATTAACTGAAACGATTTCTCTTGTTCATTCTGAGAAGATGACGGACGAAGAAATAACTCACCGTTTTTGTACCGAAGCCATTTTAAAGAATATCAATATTACTAAAAAAGAACTTCAGGAGATATTGACTGATCGCGGTGATTCAGTTGTTGTTGCAGGGTCGGAAAGTATTTGTAGAATTCATTTGCACACCAATCAACCAGCTGAACTTTTCCATCATTTGAAAGATATGGGAACGATCACATATCAAAAGGTGGATGATATGCTTCGTCAACACGAGGTGCTTACCAAACGTAAATGGAATATTGCTCTTGTTACGGATTCGACTTGTGATTTGTCGCAGGATCTAATCGATTATTATCAGATTCATGTAGTGCCTCTTAATTTAAATTTTGGCGATTATTATTATTTGGATAAGGTCACCATTCAACCCAATCGATTCTACGATTTGCTTGAGTCCAGTTCAGAATTTCCAAAAACATCTCAAATAAACGAACAGACATTTACCAATTTGTATTCGCATTTGGCTTCGCATTACGATGCTATTATCGCCTTACACCTAACCAGTGAGTTTAGTGGCACTTATTCGAATAGTTTAAAGGCAAGCGAGCGAATAAAAAAAGAATTTAATAAACCCGTTCATGTTATCAATTCGAAGAATTTATCAGGAGCACTCGGCTTATTGGTTCTGAAAACGGCTCAAAATATTGAAGCTGGAGAATCGCTTGAATCGATTATTGAATCGCTTGAGCGAGATGTTAGAACAACAAAAATTTTTGTCAGCGTAAGAGATTTAAAGCATATGATCAGGGGAGGACGCGTTTCCAAGCCCAAAGGTTTCATAGCCCGTTTGATTGGTTTAAATCCGATTGTTTCGATGGATAAAAATGGAAAATCACTTCTATTTGGAAAAACGTTTAGCCAACAAGCCAGTTTGAGAAAAATATATTCACATATAAAACGAATCGGACATGGAAAATCGGTTTGGAACTATATTATTCTTCACGCTCACAATCCTGAGGGGGGGCAAAATGCTGAGGACAAAATGTTTGAGATTACGGGAAAGAAACCCGTTTCGGTAATGGATATTTCTCCGGTAATTGGTATGCATGCAGGAAATGGTGCCATTGCCATAGCCGTGTTGTTTAATCACTAA